Within Pseudomonas alloputida, the genomic segment TTCCTTTGGTATGATCAAAAGTCGATTGTGCATGGATCCATGCAGTGCGCTGCTCAAACCGATCACAAGGCGCGAGATTGCGGCTGCATCGCTCCGTATGGCCACTCCACTTTTAGCGAATACCCACGCTTGATGCGAAAACTCCTGGCAAGCGCCCTGGCGCTGGTGATGATCGCCGCCCTCTGCGGCTATGGCTTCTGGACCCAACAGCGCCCGGAAGGCCACTACCTGTCCGACCTGCGCATCGAACTGGCGCTTAACCATGGCGTACCGGGCGAGCACGGCAACCTGCTCGGTGTCGAACCACTGCTGTACCCCGGCGACTATCAAAACCTGCAACGCCTGCACCGCAAGCTCGCAGCCTATCTGGAGCAAGCCCGCGCCCAAGGCCTGGTGAACCCGCGCACCGTGGTGGTGCTGCCGGAACACATCGGTACCTGGCTGTGGGCGCGCGGAGAGAAGAACGAGCTGTATCAAGTCACCCAAAGCCACGAAGCCCGACAATGGCTGGAACTGAGCAACCCGCTGCGCTATGGCCTCGCGGTTCTTGGCGCTGACGGCGACGACTGGCGCGCCGATGCGCACTTGCGCATGAAGGCCGAGCAGATGGCCGCAGACTACCAGCAGCTGTTCGGCGGCCTGGCCAGGGAATTTGGCGTCACCTTGGTGGCCGGTTCGATCGTGCTGCCCGAACCTTATGTGAAACAAGGCGTACTGCATACCGGCCGTGGCCCGCTGTTCAACAGCAGTGTGGTGTTTGCCGGAGACGGCTCGCTACTGGGGCAGCCCCAGCGCCAGCAATATCCCGACAGTGAAATGCGCCGCTACGTCCACCACGGCCGCCAGCACCCGCTGCAGGTCGTGCAGACCCCGGCCGGGCGCCTCGGGATACTGGTGGGCAGTGACAGCTGGTACCCGGAAAACCACCAGCAACTGACTGAACAAGCCGTACAACTGGTCGCCAACCCGGCGTTTCTCAGTGGCAAGGGCAGCTGGCAAGCACCCTGGCGGGGAAATCGCCATCAGGATGCCAGCGCCGGGCTGGCCTTGCAGCGCGGCGAAGTCAGTGAACAGACGGCTTGGCAACGCCTGACCGAAGTGGCCGGAACCGGCATCAGCAGCATGAGCGTGTTCATGCGCGGGCAGTTCTGGGAACAGGGCAGCGATGGCCAGGGCTTTGCTCGCCAGTCGGGAGCGTTGCTCGCCGGCCCCCCCAGCCCAGGCGCCCGCCTGTTGAATGTGTGGTTGTAAACCCATGGCCCGCCCCCGCGTGCGCCTGGGCGAACTGTCGGTTGGTTTTGTCCAGCCTTTGAGCGAAGCCCTGCGCGAGCTGGGCCACGACCCTGAACCATTGCTGCGCCGCTACGGCCTGGACGCGACCCGCCTGAGCGAAGCCGGCGCACGCCTGTCCATACCCCGCTACATGCACATGGGCCACGCAGCCATCGAAATGAGCGGTGAGGCCGCTTTAGGTCTGCGTATGGGGCGCCTCAGCCGGCTGGCGCATACGGGCCTGGCCGGGGTCACTGCGGCCCAGGCCCCCACCCTGGGCGAGGCCGCGCGTACCCTGCTGCGTTTCGAGCCGCTTTACGCGGCCAACTACCGCGGCCATTCCCGCTTTGAGGAAGATGCCCAGGGCGCCTGGCTGCGCTTCTATTCCATCAGCCCCTACAACGACTACAACCGCTTTGTGGTCGACTCACTGCTGGCCGGCTGGCTGGCCCAGTTGGCCGAGCTGGCCGGCACCCCGGTGCAGGCCGATCGCCTGGAGATCGAGTTTGCCGCGCCCTCCTATGCCGCGCGCTATCAACCGCTTTGCAGCACGCCTGTGCAGTTCGCCGCCGACGGCAATCAGCTGCGTCTGAGCCGCGCTACCTTGCAACTGGCCAACCCCGGGCATTGCCCGAGTACCTGGCAGCACCTGTTGCAGTTGTGCGAAGCAGAGCTGCTGCAGCGCACGCGGGTGCGCAGTCTGGGTGAGCGCATCACCCACCTGCTGGGCCCGCTGCTCAATGGCGGCCGTGAACCGGACCTGGAAGAAGTGGCGCTGCACTTGCAGCTACCAAGCTGGACCTTGCGCCGCAAGCTCGCGGAGGAAGGCACGCGCTTTCGCGACCTGCTCAACGAAACCCGGCGCGACCTGGCCGAGACCTACATCCGTGACACGGCGCTGGCCTTTGGCGAGATAGCCTATCTGTTGGGGTTTGCTTCGGCCGAGGCCTTCCAGCGCGCATTCAAGCGCTGGACGGGCCTCACGCCGGGGGAGTTCCGCCGCAGCCAGCGGCAGCCGAGCTAGAGTTCGGTGGCGTCGTCGGCCGGTTCCGGGGTGTCCAGTTCGTAAGCCTGGGTTTCGAGTAGTTCTTCCTGGTATTCATCCATTGCCCTGCGTCCTCTTTGCTCATTTTGCCTTTGTAGGTATCGCCTTCAGCCTAAGCAGGTGGGATGAAGGGATGATGACAAGCTTATGAGTGGTAAACGTAGCAGGTGTTCAGAAAGTTATCGCGGGGCGTCTGTAACAGGGGATGTTTACAGCCTGAACCGGCCCTTTCGCGGGCTGCCGGCGAAAGGGTCGGTTCAGGCGACCCATCAAAGGGAGGGGGCGGCGGCCTCGGCCGGCTGGGCATCCTGCTGCACCTGAATGGGTGCAGCTTCGGCCGGCGGGGCCACAGGCTGCGAACCCTGGCTGTCATCCACCACCGGCGCCGCTGGCGCCTCGCTGGCCGGGGCTACCCCCGCAGATGCAGGCGCCGCGTCAACCAACGGCGCAGCTGCCGGGGCCGGCGCCACCGGGTTCGCCGCAGCTTGCTCCGGAAGCCCAAGGTCAGCCGCCGGTTTTTCAACCTTCGGCGCTGGCTCTTCGACCTTGGCCTTGCTCACTTTTTTCGGCTTGGGCAGGTAGCTCTCCACCAAGGCGAAATAGCGGTCATAGAACTGCACCGCGGTCACCGTCTCACTGGCCACCTTGACCATCGAGTCGTCACTGGAGCCGATCGGCATTGACACCGAACCCAGCACCCCCACACCCAGGCTGGCGGAGGTGTTGGACTTTTTCAGCGCATAGCGGTCCTGGAGGGCGTTGGCGAACATGGTCGAGCGCTGATCGTCGCTCACGTCCGGTGCACAGGTGACATTGAAGCTGATCTGCAGGTGGTTCTCGCTGTTTTGCTGAAAGCTCTTGTTACCCACCACCTGGTTGGCGCCGCTGCTGGTGATGATGTACCCCTGGCTGAGCAAAGCACGCCGGGCGGCCTCGCAAGAGCCGGCATCGCTCACCGGAAAGCTGCGCGAGAAGGTACCCGAGTCATCGAAGTTCTCGTGCTCGTAGACGGCCGCTTTTTTCGAGGAACAACCGGTCACGCCCGCCAGCACCAGGGCCAGCCCGAGCGCACCAAAGACGGAAGATCTGGTCATTGCGAATTCCGGGTATGTCGGGAAAGTGCCTATTGTGCAACACAGCAGGCAGGCACAGGAACCGCTGGTCGGTGAAGAATCTGTCAGGTTGGTGCAAATCTGGGTAAAGGCAGGCACTTGTCAGGCGCACCAACGAAAAAAGCGACCCGAAGGTCGCTTTAACGTTGCGTCAAGGCGTTCATGGGGCCTTGAAGCGAAGATGGCGCAGCGGACGGGACTCGAACCCGCGACCCCCGGCGTGACAGGCCGGTATTCTAACCGACTGAACTACCGCTGCGTATCATTCAGGCTTGCGCCCGATTGAAACCTGGGTCTACCCTTCCGGCGCGATGGCCTCAGGGCAGGCACAAAAAAAGCGATAACGCGATCGCTTCTCTTGTGTTTGCTTCAAGGTGTTCTAGGGACCTTGAAACGAAGATGGCGCAGCGGACGGGACTCGAACCCGCGACCCCCGGCGTGACAGGCCGGTATTCTAACCGACTGAACTACCGCTGCGTATCGTTCAGGCTTGCGCCCGATTGAAACTGGGATCAGCCCAAGGCATGTGCCTTGTGGCTTCAGACCGGTGCCAGGCACCCATCTGTTACTGAAAAATGGCGCAGCGGACGGGACTCGAACCCGCGACCCCCGGCGTGACAGGCCGGTATTCTAACCGACTGAACTACCGCTGCGCAGTGCGTTCCTCTCTGGCTATCGGCTTCTTGCGAACCCGAAGCTCCAGGAACATCTCAGGAAGTGGTGGGTGATGACGGGATCGAACCGCCGACCCTCTGCTTGTAAGGCAGATGCTCTCCCGGCTGAGCTAATCACCCTCGCGATGTTGCTTGTTGCGTTTGCTTCGCTGAGGCCGCGAAATTTACGCAGGTGGCGAAGCTAAGTCAATAGCCCCATTGAATTTTTTTCAAAAAGGCAACGTGATGTGATTGCCTGTGCCGGCCTCTTCGCGGGTAAACCCGCTCCTACAGTCGGACATTAACCGTTGTAGGAGCGGGTTTAGCCGCGAAGAGGCCGGCGCAGTTTAAACAAGGTGCTCAGGTATAGATCATCTTGCGGGTCATGCCGCCATCGACCACAAACTCCTGGCCGGTGACAAATGCCGCCTGGCGTGACAGCAACCAGGCAACCATGGCCGCGACATCTTCCACGGTCCCTACCCTGCCCGTTGGATGCTGGGCATGGTCAGCTTCGCTCAACGGCTCGGCACGGCGCTGCGACGGATCACGGGCATCGATCCAGCCCGGGCTCACCGCATTGACGCGAATCTCCGGGCCCAGGCTCATGGCCAGGGCATGGGTCAAAGCCACCAGGCCGCCCTTGCTTGCCGCGTAAGCCTCGGTGTCGGGTTCGGACTGCCGAGCACGGGTAGAGGTCAGGTTGACGATCGCCCCATTGTGCGCACGCAGGTACGGCGCACAATGCTTGGCCAGCAGCATGGGGCCGCTGAGGTTGACCCCCAGCACCCGGTTCCATTGTGCCAGGCTCAGGCTTTCCAGCGTCTGGTTGTGCGGGTTGGCAATGGCCGCATTGCACACCAGCGCGTCCAGCCGGCCGAACTGCCCGAGCACTTCGGACACGCCGGCACTGACCTGGGCCTCGTCGGCAACGTCCATGGTGATGAACCAGGCGTTGTCGCCCAACGCCTTGGCCACTTTGGTACCACGCTGGCGGTCCAGATCACTCAGCACCACTTGCCAGCCTTCGCAGATCAGCCATGCGGCAATGCCCAGACCGATGCCGCGGGCGGCGCCCGTGACCAAGGCTACCCGGCCATTGTGGCCCGGGGTGCTGCCGCTGATTTCGATCACAATGCCGCCAGCCCGCGCGCCAGGTCAGCCTGCAGGTCAGCCACGTCTTCCAGACCCACGGCAACACGGATCAGGCTGTCGCGGATACCAGCCGCTTCACGCTTCTGCGGCGACAGACGACCGTGTGAGGTGGTCGCCGGATGAGCGATGGTGGTTTTGCTGTCACCCAGGTTGGTCGTGATGGAAATCACTCGGGTAGCGTCGATGAAACGCCAGGCGCCCTCTTTGCCCCCCTTGACTTCAAAGCTGACCACTGCACCAAAACCGCTCATCTGGCGCTTGGCCAGTTCGTGCTGCGGGTGGCTGGGCAGGCCGGCGTAATGCACCTTCTCCACGCCGTCCTGCTGCTCCAGCCATTCGGCCAGGGCCTGAGCGCTTTCGCAGTGCGCACGCATACGCAGGCGCAGCGTTTCCAGGCCCTTGGTGAAGATCCAGGCGTTGAACGGGCTGAGGGTTGGACCTGCGGTTCGCAGGAAACCCACCACTTCTTTCATTTGCTCAGTACGGCCGGCAACCACACCGCCCATGCAGCGGCCCTGGCCGTCGATGAACTTGGTGGCCGAGTGGAACACAATGTCGGCACCCAGCTTCAGCGGCTGCTGCAACGCCGGGGTACTGAAACAGTTGTCCACCACCAGCATGGCACCCTGAGCATGGGCGATTTCGCTGAGCGCGGTGATATCGACCAACTCGGCCAGCGGGTTGGAGGGCGATTCGACGATCAGCAGCTTGGTGTTGGCCTTGATGGCCTTTTCCCAACCGGTGAGGTCGACCAGTGGCACGTAGTCCACTTCTACACCAAAGCGCTTGAAGTACTTCTCGAACAGGCTGATGGTGGAGCCGAATACGCTCTGCGACACCAGCACATGGTCACCGGCGCTGCACAGCGACATGACCACGGCCAGGATCGCCGCCATGCCGGTGGACGTACCCACGGCCTGTTCGGCACCTTCCATGGCCGCCAGGCGCTCCTCGAAGGCACGCACCGACGGGTTGGTGTAGCGCGAGTAGACGTTGCCCGGCGTTTCGCCGGCAAAGCGCGCAGCAGCATCGGCTGCCGTGCGGAACACATAGCTGGAGGTCAGGAACAGCGCTTCGCTGTGCTCGCCTTCCGGGGTACGGTTTTGGCCAGCGCGTACCGCCAGGGTGTCGAAACCGACACCCTCGAGGTCACTGTCCAGTCGCCCGGCATCCCATTGATCCGTCATGCCGTCGCTCCCAAAATCAGTTGTTGTAAAGGTCGATGATCGCGCTGACGGCCTGGTTCTTGACCTTGGCCAAGTCGTTACGGGCCTGCTCGATGCGGTCGAGGTAGGCTTCGTCGATATCGCCAGTGACGTACTCGCCGTTGAACACCGCACAATCGAACTGCTCGATCTTGATCTTGCCGCCGCCGACCGAGTCGATCAGGTCTGGCAGGTCCTGATAGACCAGCCAATCGGCGCCAATCAACTCACCCACCTGTTCGGTGGTGCGGTTGTGGGCGATCAGTTCGTGAACACTCGGCATGTCGATGCCGTAGACGTTGGGGTAGCGTACTGCAGGCGCTGCGGAGCAGAAGTAGACATTCTTGGCGCCGGCTTCGCGGGCCATCTGGATGATCTGCTTGCAGGTGGTGCCGCGCACGATCGAGTCGTCCACCAGCATCACATTCTTGCCGCGGAACTCCAGCTCGATGGCGTTGAGCTTCTGACGCACCGACTTCTTGCGCGCGGCCTGGCCGGGCATGATGAAGGTACGGCCGATGTAACGGTTCTTGACGAAACCTTCGCGGAACTTGACGCCCAACCGGTTGGCCAGTTCCAGCGCGGCAGTACGACTGGTATCCGGGATCGGGATGACCACGTCGATATCATGATCGGGGCGCTCGCGCATGATCTTGTCGGCCAGCTTTTCACCCATGCGCAGACGCGCCTTGTACACCGAGACCCCATCGATGATCGAGTCCGGACGCGCCAGGTAGACGTGCTCGAAGATGCACGGCTGCAACTTTGGCGATTCGGCGCACTGCTTGGTGAACAACTGGCCTTCTTCGGTGATGTACACCGCTTCGCCCGGCGCCAGGTCGCGGATCAGGGTGAAGCCGAGCACGTCCAGGGCGACGCTTTCCGAGGCGATCATGTATTCCACACCTTCGTCGGTGTGACGCTGACCGAACACCACCGGGCGAATGCCATGGGGGTCGCGGAAACCGACGATGCCGTAGCCGGTGATCATGGCCACCACGGCGTAACCGCCAACGCAGCGGCTGTGCACATGGGAGACCGCAGCGAACACGTCTTCTTCGGTCGGCTGCAGCTTGCCGCGCACTGCCAGCTCATGGGCGAACACGTTCAGCAGCACTTCCGAGTCGGAGTTGGTGTTGACGTGGCGCAGGTCGGACTCGTAGATCTCCTTGGCCAACTGCTCGACATTGGTCAGGTTGCCGTTGTGAGCCAGGGTGATGCCGTAAGGCGAGTTGACGTAGAACGGCTGGGCCTCGGCCGAGGTCGAGCTGCCCGCAGTCGGGTAGCGCACGTGGCCGATACCGATGTTGCCAACCAGGCGCTGCATGTGGCGCTGCTGGAACACGTCGCGCACCAGGCCATTATCCTTGCGCAGGAACAACCGGCCGTCATGGCTGGTCACGATACCGGCAGCGTCCTGGCCGCGGTGCTGGAGGACCGTAAGCGCGTCATACAGCGCCTGATTGACGTTCGACTTACCGACGATACCGACGATGCCACACATGCGACGCAACCCCTACTTTGATGAAACTTGAGTGAATAGCGCTCAGGGCTTGGACGGCCCGAGCAACTGTTCCTTGAACGGAAGATCAGCCGGAGTGCTGATCAGCCCACTGGGCGTCCATTGGTCGGTGAAACCCAGAATCAGGTTTTTCGACCAGTCGGCGACCAAGAGAAATTGTGGTATCAGGCGTGATTCCTGCCACCAGGTGTCTTGTTGAACCGGCCCCAGGCTGATCAGGCCTATGGCCACCACTACCAGCAAGGCCCCGCGCGCAGCGCCAAAGGCCATGCCCAGGAAACGATCGGTGCCGGACAGCCCGGTCACGCGGATCAGCTCACCGACAAGGAAGTTGACCATGGCCCCCACCAGCAAGGTGGCGACGAAAAGAATGGCGCAACCAGCGATGATGCGCATCGATGGCGTCTGGATATAGCTCTCAAGATACACCGAGAGCGAACCGCCGAACATCCAGGCAACCGCACCGGCAATGATCCAGATGAGCAAGGACAAGGCCTCCTTGACGAAGCCGCGCTTGAGACTGATCAGTGTGGAGACGGCGATGATCGCGATGATCGCCCAATCAACCAAGGTAAATGCCACGGTGTTGCCTGCAGACGTTTGAGGCGGCGCATTTTACCAGAGCAGAGGGCCGGGAGTAAGCGGAATGTCAGCTGGATTGGTGTTGGGCCATTGGCAGGCAAACCCGCCCCGACAGGTTCCGGGTAAGCCTTGCAGCGGCAAAGTACCTGCAGGCGCGGGCTCACCCGCGAATGGGCGGCCTAGCCGCCCCGGGGAATCAGCTGCGCTCAGGCTGGAAGCGCACCACGAAGCCCTTGAGGCTGTTCTGACGGTTGATGGCGTCACGCACGCGCTCGGCCTCGGCGCGCTCGATCAACGGCCCCACGTAAACGCGGTTCATGCCACCCGCCGTACGGATATAGGCGTTGTAACCCTGGCTACGCAGGGTTTGCTGCAGCTTTTCGGCTCCTGCGCGGTTGGACAGACTGGCCAGCTGGATCGACCAACTGACGGGCAGGCCATTGGCGTCGATCTTCGATGGCGCGGCAGGTGCTGGTGTTGCAGCAGCTTTGGCCTCCACCTTGGGCGCGGGCGCCTGGGGCTTGGGTGGCTGAACCTGAGCCTGGGTCTGTGGCGACGGGGTGATTGGCTGGCTGGGTGTACTCGCCGGCGCAGTGGCCTCGTCGATCACCACCGGCGCCTGCTGCGCCTCCTGCGCAATAACCTGTGGCTCCGGCACGGCAACCGGCTCCACCTTCACTTCCGGCAGGCTGGGCATGGCCGGTGCCTGCGGGGCTTCGACGTGCACCTGGCGCATCTCGTCCTGGCGGGTAAACAGCATCGGCAGGAAGATAACCGCCAGCGCCACCAGCACCAGCGCACCCACCATGCGCTGTTTCATCCCTTTATCCAGCACAGCCATCTATTCCACCCTCCTGGGCGTGCCGCTCCAGCCATTCCAGCGCCTGGGCGACACAGAAAAACGAACCGAACAGCAGGATCTGATCATCCGCCGTCGCCTGCGCACATTGCCCTTCAAGGGCGGCGTCGACGCTGACATAAGACTTCACCGTGGCACCGAGGTTCGCCAAGGACGAGGCCAGTTCTGCGGCCGGGCGACTGCGCGGGGTATCCAGCGGCGCCACCGCCCAGTCGTCGATGAGGCCCTGCAGCGGCGCGATGACGCCCTCCAGATCCTTGTCGGCGAGCAGGCCAAAGACCGCGAGGCGGCGCCCCTTCAGCGGCCGGGCCGCCAGGCGCCTGGCCAGGTACTGCGCCGCATGCGGGTTGTGCCCGACATCCAGCAGCAACGCTACCGGTTTGCCCTGCCAGTTCACATTACGGAGGTCGAGACGCCCAGTGATACGGGTATCCAGCAGCGCCTGGCGGACTTGCGCCGCGTTCCACGGCAGCCCCATCAGCAGGAAAGCCTGCAAGGCCAGCGTGGCGTTTTCCATGGGCAGGTCCAGCAAAGGCAGGTCGCGCAGCTCGACCTGCGCACCATCAGCGGCAGTACCACGCCAGCTCCAGCAGC encodes:
- a CDS encoding nitrilase-related carbon-nitrogen hydrolase, producing the protein MRKLLASALALVMIAALCGYGFWTQQRPEGHYLSDLRIELALNHGVPGEHGNLLGVEPLLYPGDYQNLQRLHRKLAAYLEQARAQGLVNPRTVVVLPEHIGTWLWARGEKNELYQVTQSHEARQWLELSNPLRYGLAVLGADGDDWRADAHLRMKAEQMAADYQQLFGGLAREFGVTLVAGSIVLPEPYVKQGVLHTGRGPLFNSSVVFAGDGSLLGQPQRQQYPDSEMRRYVHHGRQHPLQVVQTPAGRLGILVGSDSWYPENHQQLTEQAVQLVANPAFLSGKGSWQAPWRGNRHQDASAGLALQRGEVSEQTAWQRLTEVAGTGISSMSVFMRGQFWEQGSDGQGFARQSGALLAGPPSPGARLLNVWL
- a CDS encoding AraC family transcriptional regulator, with the translated sequence MARPRVRLGELSVGFVQPLSEALRELGHDPEPLLRRYGLDATRLSEAGARLSIPRYMHMGHAAIEMSGEAALGLRMGRLSRLAHTGLAGVTAAQAPTLGEAARTLLRFEPLYAANYRGHSRFEEDAQGAWLRFYSISPYNDYNRFVVDSLLAGWLAQLAELAGTPVQADRLEIEFAAPSYAARYQPLCSTPVQFAADGNQLRLSRATLQLANPGHCPSTWQHLLQLCEAELLQRTRVRSLGERITHLLGPLLNGGREPDLEEVALHLQLPSWTLRRKLAEEGTRFRDLLNETRRDLAETYIRDTALAFGEIAYLLGFASAEAFQRAFKRWTGLTPGEFRRSQRQPS
- a CDS encoding DUF2242 domain-containing protein: MTRSSVFGALGLALVLAGVTGCSSKKAAVYEHENFDDSGTFSRSFPVSDAGSCEAARRALLSQGYIITSSGANQVVGNKSFQQNSENHLQISFNVTCAPDVSDDQRSTMFANALQDRYALKKSNTSASLGVGVLGSVSMPIGSSDDSMVKVASETVTAVQFYDRYFALVESYLPKPKKVSKAKVEEPAPKVEKPAADLGLPEQAAANPVAPAPAAAPLVDAAPASAGVAPASEAPAAPVVDDSQGSQPVAPPAEAAPIQVQQDAQPAEAAAPSL
- a CDS encoding SDR family oxidoreductase, whose amino-acid sequence is MIEISGSTPGHNGRVALVTGAARGIGLGIAAWLICEGWQVVLSDLDRQRGTKVAKALGDNAWFITMDVADEAQVSAGVSEVLGQFGRLDALVCNAAIANPHNQTLESLSLAQWNRVLGVNLSGPMLLAKHCAPYLRAHNGAIVNLTSTRARQSEPDTEAYAASKGGLVALTHALAMSLGPEIRVNAVSPGWIDARDPSQRRAEPLSEADHAQHPTGRVGTVEDVAAMVAWLLSRQAAFVTGQEFVVDGGMTRKMIYT
- a CDS encoding O-succinylhomoserine sulfhydrylase: MTDQWDAGRLDSDLEGVGFDTLAVRAGQNRTPEGEHSEALFLTSSYVFRTAADAAARFAGETPGNVYSRYTNPSVRAFEERLAAMEGAEQAVGTSTGMAAILAVVMSLCSAGDHVLVSQSVFGSTISLFEKYFKRFGVEVDYVPLVDLTGWEKAIKANTKLLIVESPSNPLAELVDITALSEIAHAQGAMLVVDNCFSTPALQQPLKLGADIVFHSATKFIDGQGRCMGGVVAGRTEQMKEVVGFLRTAGPTLSPFNAWIFTKGLETLRLRMRAHCESAQALAEWLEQQDGVEKVHYAGLPSHPQHELAKRQMSGFGAVVSFEVKGGKEGAWRFIDATRVISITTNLGDSKTTIAHPATTSHGRLSPQKREAAGIRDSLIRVAVGLEDVADLQADLARGLAAL
- the purF gene encoding amidophosphoribosyltransferase; amino-acid sequence: MCGIVGIVGKSNVNQALYDALTVLQHRGQDAAGIVTSHDGRLFLRKDNGLVRDVFQQRHMQRLVGNIGIGHVRYPTAGSSTSAEAQPFYVNSPYGITLAHNGNLTNVEQLAKEIYESDLRHVNTNSDSEVLLNVFAHELAVRGKLQPTEEDVFAAVSHVHSRCVGGYAVVAMITGYGIVGFRDPHGIRPVVFGQRHTDEGVEYMIASESVALDVLGFTLIRDLAPGEAVYITEEGQLFTKQCAESPKLQPCIFEHVYLARPDSIIDGVSVYKARLRMGEKLADKIMRERPDHDIDVVIPIPDTSRTAALELANRLGVKFREGFVKNRYIGRTFIMPGQAARKKSVRQKLNAIELEFRGKNVMLVDDSIVRGTTCKQIIQMAREAGAKNVYFCSAAPAVRYPNVYGIDMPSVHELIAHNRTTEQVGELIGADWLVYQDLPDLIDSVGGGKIKIEQFDCAVFNGEYVTGDIDEAYLDRIEQARNDLAKVKNQAVSAIIDLYNN
- a CDS encoding CvpA family protein; translated protein: MAFTLVDWAIIAIIAVSTLISLKRGFVKEALSLLIWIIAGAVAWMFGGSLSVYLESYIQTPSMRIIAGCAILFVATLLVGAMVNFLVGELIRVTGLSGTDRFLGMAFGAARGALLVVVAIGLISLGPVQQDTWWQESRLIPQFLLVADWSKNLILGFTDQWTPSGLISTPADLPFKEQLLGPSKP
- a CDS encoding SPOR domain-containing protein, whose amino-acid sequence is MAVLDKGMKQRMVGALVLVALAVIFLPMLFTRQDEMRQVHVEAPQAPAMPSLPEVKVEPVAVPEPQVIAQEAQQAPVVIDEATAPASTPSQPITPSPQTQAQVQPPKPQAPAPKVEAKAAATPAPAAPSKIDANGLPVSWSIQLASLSNRAGAEKLQQTLRSQGYNAYIRTAGGMNRVYVGPLIERAEAERVRDAINRQNSLKGFVVRFQPERS